A region from the Musa acuminata AAA Group cultivar baxijiao chromosome BXJ1-10, Cavendish_Baxijiao_AAA, whole genome shotgun sequence genome encodes:
- the LOC103969788 gene encoding uncharacterized protein LOC103969788, giving the protein MGDRGVVGVADDMGEGMQCVDHPYRSNPGGVCGFCLQEKLGKLVSSSKSSPFSPLQPPPSSSSSPTSFRSDGGVSGGGLGLGLGLGLTSRPSRTGAASGGRRTRFPFLAASHSNKKKKSSGWSGGYGNGARNVMASVSTAAGITDSGSAANDSGIVLKRSKSTAPRTDGTLAQGRGGGGIGDPAVAESPRKKSFWSFLYLSSASSASSSSSAVHSSNINRRKSTSSSSGEGCDKDVNMKLHLQRQVNASDKLVAKEEAATAAPEQGENGVKEAESPNARQAAASSFGRKVARSRSVGCGSRSFSGDFLERISTGFGDCTLRRVESQREAKPNIGLHLNHDNDGEQRQPRMKVRFKCGGLFGGFGTMYAYWLSAAAAEDDLDDSSSSRTSAATPAPSATAAARGRTRSWSLAFASPMRAFRPYSSSKPLYAIHNAASAAPATNIISSINGSNGGKGHKLHSNPSFLAVES; this is encoded by the coding sequence atgggAGACAGAGGGGTGGTGGGAGTAGCGGACGACATGGGGGAGGGCATGCAGTGCGTGGACCACCCTTACCGTAGTAACCCGGGCGGGGTATGCGGCTTCTGCCTGCAGGAGAAGCTGGGCAAGCTGGTGTCCTCCTCCAAGTCCAGCCCCTTCTCCCCGCTCCAGCCCCCGCCGTCCTCCTCTTCCTCACCCACGTCCTTCCGCTCCGACGGTGGTGTTTCTGGCGGAGGGCTCGGGCTTGGACTGGGACTTGGACTCACCTCCCGTCCGTCACGTACCGGTGCCGCCTCTGGTGGCCGTAGGACCAGGTTCCCCTTTCTGGCCGCCAGCCacagcaacaagaagaagaagagcagcggCTGGAGTGGTGGCTACGGAAACGGCGCAAGGAACGTGATGGCTTCGGTCTCCACCGCAGCTGGCATCACGGATTCTGGCTCTGCGGCGAACGACAGCGGCATCGTTCTAAAGCGGAGCAAATCTACAGCACCGAGAACGGATGGAACCCTTGCGCAGGGTCGTGGTGGTGGCGGCATTGGAGACCCCGCCGTGGCAGAGAGTCCTCGAAAGAAGAGCTTCTGGTCTTTCCTCTACCTCTCCTCTGCCTCTTCCGCCTCGAGCTCCTCTTCTGCGGTCCACAGCAGCAATATCAACAGGCGAAAATCTACCTCATCGTCGTCGGGCGAAGGATGCGATAAAGATGTCAACATGAAGCTGCATCTGCAGCGGCAAGTGAATGCATCAGATAAATTGGTGGCCAAGGAAGAAGCGGCGACCGCCGCCCCCGAGCAAGGGGAAAACGGGGTGAAGGAGGCGGAGAGCCCAAACGCTAGACAGGCGGCAGCGTCATCGTTCGGAAGGAAGGTGGCCAGATCCAGATCGGTGGGCTGCGGCAGCAGGAGCTTCTCGGGAGACTTTCTGGAGCGCATCTCCACCGGGTTCGGTGATTGCACCCTCAGGAGAGTGGAGTCCCAGCGCGAGGCCAAGCCCAACATCGGCCTCCACCTAAATCACGACAATGACGGAGAGCAGCGGCAGCCGAGGATGAAGGTGCGGTTCAAGTGCGGAGGGCTGTTCGGTGGTTTCGGGACGATGTACGCGTACTGGTTGTCGGCGGCCGCGGCCGAGGACGACTTGgacgacagcagcagcagcaggacctCGGCCGCAACCCCGGCTCCCTCCGCCACCGCTGCTGCACGAGGCCGAACTAGAAGCTGGAGCTTAGCCTTTGCGAGTCCAATGAGAGCCTTCAGGCCATATTCCTCCTCTAAGCCCCTGTACGCCATCCATAACGCTGCTTCAGCTGCGCCGGCGACCAACATCATTTCCTCGATCAACGGTAGCAACGGCGGCAAAGGGCACAAACTCCACAGCAATCCATCGTTTCTAGCTGTCGAAAGCTAA